From one Catenuloplanes nepalensis genomic stretch:
- a CDS encoding (2Fe-2S)-binding protein, whose translation MTGPYRVAPAHDPVVPADGGAIELTVDGEPVAGRAGQTIAGVLLASGRLSWRTSPRSGRPRGVFCGIGVCFDCLIVVNGLRDVRACQRRATDGDVITLQDDSGLLAAVVAPREDGVPPVGVVEPRDGSARPGGGAEQDHDRLMTAGGAGGLAVGVPNEPDVTGSGVRASRSDGEEGRDQGEQADAARPAVEQRDSRVGNPGASASAGGER comes from the coding sequence ATGACCGGCCCCTACCGCGTCGCGCCCGCGCACGACCCGGTCGTGCCCGCGGACGGCGGCGCGATCGAGCTGACGGTGGACGGCGAGCCCGTCGCCGGCCGTGCCGGTCAGACGATCGCGGGCGTGCTGCTCGCGTCCGGCCGCCTCTCCTGGCGGACCAGCCCGCGCAGCGGCCGCCCCCGCGGCGTCTTCTGCGGCATCGGCGTCTGCTTCGACTGCCTGATCGTCGTCAACGGCCTCCGTGACGTCCGCGCCTGCCAGCGCCGCGCCACCGACGGCGACGTGATCACCCTCCAGGACGACAGCGGCCTGCTGGCCGCCGTGGTCGCGCCGCGGGAGGACGGCGTTCCGCCGGTCGGCGTGGTCGAGCCGCGGGACGGCAGCGCTCGGCCGGGCGGCGGCGCGGAGCAGGACCATGATCGCTTGATGACGGCCGGTGGAGCCGGAGGCCTGGCCGTCGGCGTGCCGAACGAGCCGGATGTGACCGGTTCCGGCGTGCGCGCGTCGCGGAGCGACGGCGAAGAAGGCCGGGACCAGGGGGAGCAGGCGGACGCCGCTCGTCCCGCTGTTGAGCAGCGGGACAGCCGCGTCGGGAATCCCGGTGCATCGGCGAGCGCGGGAGGCGAGCGGTGA
- a CDS encoding NAD(P)/FAD-dependent oxidoreductase, translated as MSHRQKVVIVGAGIVGAAIARVLARSGADVVVADRGPSAGGTSSGGEGNILVSDKGPGAELRLTQRTLSAWARVRAELRAELPDGFPDLEFEHKGGLVAATTTAGATALLAFAESQRAAGVIAEVVDDARAHELEPDLTRDLTAAVLYPQDAQVQPVIATEALLASARRHGARVLQGVEVLGPVLSGQTITGVRTAAGTLPADAVVIAAGPWSGEVAARFGVPLPVRPRRGTVLVTSRMRQRVFHKVYDADYVGAVGSGAADLMVSSVVESTAAGTVLIGSSRERRGFDDRIEARVLAALAAKALLLFPFLADVPVMRAYGGFRPFVPDHLPVIGADPRRPGLWHATGHEGAGIGLSLATADLLHDAMLGLGDPNDALRDEFRLDRPSLLPHLEGAAG; from the coding sequence GTGTCCCATCGTCAGAAGGTCGTCATCGTCGGGGCCGGCATCGTCGGCGCTGCGATCGCGCGCGTGCTCGCCCGCTCCGGCGCCGACGTGGTCGTCGCCGACCGTGGCCCGAGCGCGGGCGGCACGTCCTCCGGCGGCGAGGGCAACATCCTGGTCTCCGACAAGGGCCCGGGCGCGGAGCTGCGGCTCACCCAGCGCACGCTCTCCGCATGGGCGCGGGTCCGGGCCGAGCTGCGGGCCGAACTGCCGGACGGCTTTCCCGACCTGGAGTTCGAGCACAAGGGAGGCCTGGTCGCCGCGACGACGACCGCGGGCGCGACCGCGTTGCTGGCCTTCGCCGAGTCGCAGCGCGCGGCCGGCGTGATCGCGGAGGTCGTCGACGACGCCCGCGCGCACGAGCTGGAACCCGACCTCACCCGTGACCTCACCGCCGCCGTCCTCTATCCGCAGGACGCCCAGGTCCAGCCCGTGATCGCGACCGAGGCGCTGCTCGCGTCCGCCCGCCGGCACGGCGCCCGCGTGCTCCAGGGCGTCGAGGTCCTCGGCCCGGTCCTTTCCGGACAGACCATCACGGGGGTACGGACGGCGGCCGGCACGCTGCCCGCCGACGCCGTGGTGATCGCGGCCGGGCCGTGGTCCGGCGAGGTCGCGGCGCGCTTCGGCGTGCCGCTGCCGGTCCGCCCGCGCCGCGGCACCGTGCTGGTCACCTCGCGGATGCGGCAGCGCGTGTTCCACAAGGTCTACGACGCGGACTACGTCGGCGCGGTCGGCTCCGGCGCGGCCGACCTGATGGTGTCCAGCGTGGTCGAGTCGACCGCGGCCGGCACCGTGCTGATCGGCTCCTCGCGCGAGCGCCGCGGCTTCGACGACCGGATCGAGGCTCGCGTGCTGGCCGCGCTCGCCGCGAAGGCGCTGCTGCTGTTCCCGTTCCTGGCGGACGTGCCGGTGATGCGGGCGTACGGCGGGTTCCGCCCGTTCGTCCCCGACCACCTGCCGGTGATCGGCGCGGACCCGCGCCGCCCCGGCCTGTGGCACGCCACCGGCCACGAGGGCGCCGGCATCGGCCTCAGCCTGGCCACGGCCGACCTGCTCCACGACGCGATGCTGGGCCTCGGCGACCCGAACGACGCGCTGCGGGACGAGTTCCGCCTGGACCGCCCCAGCCTGCTGCCGCACCTGGAAGGAGCCGCCGGATGA